The proteins below are encoded in one region of Nilaparvata lugens isolate BPH chromosome X, ASM1435652v1, whole genome shotgun sequence:
- the LOC111060162 gene encoding uncharacterized protein LOC111060162, with translation MWAPRRAVLTTLSNKIKQRQGKRKLTFEEGEVSGEEEDEVLTQSKKRAVMHEDSSLAPLIKEVEAELDFVQLINKPLPKPWVPLRELKEDHPYRIVAVREDTNKHGRCVILKIINAGSKCEVYLPQRFASCIDAGKIHHFNETCKNYVLVVTHKSPNWTDIKIVNA, from the exons ATGTGGGCGCCGCGGCGTGCGGTGCTGACAACGCTGAGCAACAAGATCAAGCAGAGGCAGGGCAAGAGGAAACTAACCTTCGAGGAGGGTGAAGTCAGCGgcgaagaggaggatgaggtgctcactcaatcaaag aaacgagcTGTAATGCATGAGGACTCCTCACTCGCGCCGTTAATAAAGGAGGTGGAGGCTGAGTTGGACTTTGTCCAACTCATCAACAAACCTCTACCCAAGCCATGGGTGCCGCTGCGAGAGTTGAAGGAGGATCATCCATACCGCATCGTCGCGGTGAGGGAGGACACCAATAAACACGGGCGAtgtgtaattttaaaaataatcaatgcaggaagcaaatgcgAGGTGTATCTGCCTcaaagatttgcttcctgcattgacGCGGGAAAAATACACCATTTCAATgaaacttgtaaaaattatgtgttAGTAGTAACACATAAGTCTCCAAATtggacagatataaaaattgttaatgcttaa
- the LOC120354335 gene encoding uncharacterized protein LOC120354335 yields MSKKDFDNLLNLIQPVIDKSDTVMREAITSQERLAPTLRFLASGDSFVSLQYLFRISKQIISYIIPEVCDALIKALKDFIKLPSSSGEWESISKEFQEKWNFPYVLGAMDGKHVQLRAPWNSGTEYYNYKHFFSIVLFALVDANYNFLYVNVGSPGRFSDGGVFKNTELYRKLENRTLNIPSPKPLQIPYRIEVPYFILGDQAFELNDYTMTPFRGTPHAGSIERIFNYRLSRARRVVENTFGVVSSKFEVLLKPIRLQPEKAKIVVLTVAYLHNYLRKQTSSNQLYMPSGMVDREESGELIPGTWRQGQISGSLIPLGHTPRRSGIASKNIQLHLAQHFSTNGSIPWQNNYS; encoded by the exons ATGTCAAAAAAAGATTTTGATAATCTACTGAATTTAATTCAACCAGTTATAGATAAAAGCGATACTGTAATGAGGGAAGCAATTACTTCACAAGAGCGATTGGCCCCAACTTTGAGGTTCTTAGCATCAGGCGATTCATTTGTCAGCTTGCAATATCTATTCCGAATCTCAAAACAGATTATTTCTTATATAATACCAGAagtttgtgatgctcttatcaAAGCATTAAAGGACTTTATAAAG ttACCATCTTCAAGTGGAGAATGGGAATCGATATCAAAGGAGTTTCAAGAAAAATGGAATTTCCCCTATGTACTGGGGGCAATGGACGGGAAACATGTCCAGCTACGAGCACCATGGAACAGTGGCACTGAATACTACAATTAcaaacatttttttagtattgtGCTATTTGCCTTGGTTGATGCCAATTACAATTTTCTGTATGTAAATGTTGGCAGTCCTGGAAGATTCTCAGATGGGGGTGTTTTTAAAAATACTGAGCTGTatagaaaactagaaaataggACACTTAATATCCCCAGTCCAAAACCATTACAGATTCCCTACAGAATAGAAGTTCCTTACTTCATCTTGGGTGATCAAGCTTTTGAACTTAATGACTACACTATGACACCATTTAGAGGAACTCCACATGCAGGTTCAATTGAACGAATATTCAATTATAGATTGTCCAGGGCACGCAGGGTAGTCGAAAATACCTTTGGAGTGGTCAGTTCAAAGTTTGAGGTTTTGTTGAAGCCCATACGACTTCAACCAGAAAAGGCCAAGATTGTAGTTTTAACTGTTGCATATTTACACAACTACCTACGAAAACAAACATCTTCAAATCAACTGTACATGCCCAGTGGAATGGTGGATAGAGAGGAAAGTGGAGAGTTAATCCCAGGAACATGGAGACAAGGACAAATATCTGGTAGCTTGATACCACTTGGACATACACCAAGAAGATCTGGCATTGCATCTAAAAACATTCAATTACATTTAGCTCAACACTTTTCTACAAATGGCTCAATCCCATGGCAAAACAACTATTCgtaa
- the LOC120354336 gene encoding uncharacterized protein LOC120354336, translated as MDNNEVFNLIDGYRRLPILWDTKNPKYMNRNLREDAWKELSEISRTSVKDVKKKIASLLGSYRREKSQHKSSLVTGSGGDDVYKSKWFAYDLFKQFLGDKSIPKDTMDTLESKDENPEEGAASQRLDVDEPAPEIRPTEESHSMDEEGAQKRKRKRSSDPQNEMFLEAFQILKKSSSNVPIEDAFNSFALHVANEMRKYDERILPYVKREILNVLFKADTGGFNHLISSSPAIPSTFSTINHPLTSHNPTPSTSTTTLHHNYCRTSTMSAPPSPTTPHTITFDLDEEMLMIDHQEEL; from the exons ATGGACAATAATgaagtttttaatttaattgatGGGTACAGAAGACTGCCTATTTTGTGGGACACTAAAAATCCCAAGTATATGAATAGAAATTTGCGGGAGGATGCGTGGAAGGAGTTATCTGAAATTTCGAGAACCTCAGTTAAAGATGTAAAGAAAAAAATTGCATCGCTATTGGGGTCATACAGAAGAGAGAAGAGCCAGCATAAAAGCAGCTTGGTAACTGGTTCTG gTGGAGATGACGTTTACAAAAGCAAGTGGTTTGCATACGATCTTTTCAAGCAGTTTCTTGGTGACAAGAGCATTCCAAAAGATACAATGGACACATTGGAAAGTAAA GATGAAAATCCAGAAGAGGGAGCTGCATCTCAGAGACTGGATGTAGATGAGCCAGCTCCTGAAATTAGGCCTACTGAAGAGTCTCATTCTATGGATGAAGAAGGAgctcaaaaaagaaaaagaaaacgtTCATCAGACCCCCAGAATGAAATGTTTTTGGAGgcatttcaaatattgaaaaaatcaagcaGTAATGTTCCTATTGAAGATGCTTTCAATTCATTTGCACTGCACGTTGcaaatgaaatgagaaaatatgatGAACGCATTCTTCCTTATGTGAAAAGAGAaatattaaatgtattattcaaagcTGACACTGGAGGGTTCAACCATCTTATTAGCTCCTCACCTGCAATCCCCTCAACTTTCTCCACAATCAATCATCCTTTAACATCCCACAATCCCACTCCCTCAACCTCAACTACAACCCTACACCACAACTACTGTAGAACATCTACAATGtctgctcctccttctcccacAACACCTCACACAATTACATTTGATCTTGATGAGGAAATGCTCATGATCGACCACCAGGAGGAGTTGTAG